In the Paenibacillus sp. FSL H7-0357 genome, one interval contains:
- a CDS encoding DUF948 domain-containing protein, with product MGNPLKELKKSIDGLKQSLDGVKHSVDGLKEPVDEIKANIQETKDEVKMRSDSVKSEVQRMKAFVEETKEVLGEVKETITSAADVLYTQKRYKRLLNRKRKVGSGSAARRKKAAAVWRS from the coding sequence TTGGGTAATCCGCTGAAAGAACTTAAGAAAAGTATCGACGGCTTGAAGCAGTCGCTGGATGGTGTTAAACATTCGGTAGACGGCTTAAAGGAGCCGGTGGATGAGATCAAGGCCAATATTCAGGAGACTAAGGATGAGGTGAAAATGCGGTCGGATAGTGTGAAATCCGAGGTGCAGCGGATGAAGGCATTCGTAGAGGAGACCAAAGAGGTGCTCGGTGAGGTTAAGGAAACGATTACGTCGGCCGCCGATGTTCTGTATACGCAGAAGCGTTATAAACGTCTGCTGAACCGGAAAAGAAAAGTAGGAAGCGGGAGCGCAGCACGCCGTAAGAAGGCTGCAGCTGTTTGGCGATCATAG
- a CDS encoding GNAT family N-acetyltransferase, whose product MDETEFNKILQLISMISSGAEGYVRAAFADGAVSVMYYGESGPNQGVFCLVEGADCVIAYAVFRQCGQPDVLLEVMESEINPYLQASEEREICFNVYGRNTEIVQFVRGLGFSSDIEGYQLRYAGNHPVEAEPAALLQEGGFTPEMLESFIALFDGAYEQLNRDNGWDTDQYRREPEPFLATLAAYEAESRVRSFWIRGSLVGAYITEGEYICDIVVAPEYQNRGYGGIILKHCINRMREQGDGNIFLRVAGSNAGAKRLYERNHFVETACFAEHTYRR is encoded by the coding sequence ATGGATGAGACGGAATTTAATAAGATCCTGCAACTGATTTCAATGATTTCGTCGGGAGCGGAAGGTTATGTTAGGGCTGCTTTTGCCGATGGGGCTGTGTCGGTTATGTACTATGGGGAATCAGGTCCCAATCAAGGTGTCTTCTGTCTGGTGGAGGGAGCGGATTGCGTCATTGCCTATGCAGTTTTCAGGCAGTGCGGCCAGCCCGATGTATTATTGGAGGTGATGGAGAGCGAGATTAACCCCTATTTACAGGCAAGCGAAGAGAGGGAGATCTGCTTTAATGTATACGGGAGAAATACGGAGATCGTTCAGTTCGTGAGAGGGCTGGGGTTTTCATCAGACATCGAAGGTTATCAGCTGAGGTATGCCGGGAACCATCCGGTTGAAGCGGAGCCCGCTGCTTTATTGCAGGAAGGGGGATTTACGCCGGAGATGCTGGAGTCCTTCATTGCCTTGTTTGATGGGGCGTATGAGCAGTTGAATAGAGATAACGGTTGGGACACGGACCAGTACCGGCGGGAGCCGGAACCCTTTTTGGCGACACTTGCCGCTTACGAAGCGGAGTCCCGGGTCCGTTCATTTTGGATACGAGGCTCTTTAGTGGGTGCTTATATTACGGAAGGGGAATATATCTGCGATATTGTTGTAGCGCCGGAGTACCAGAACCGCGGGTATGGCGGAATTATTCTGAAGCACTGCATCAACCGTATGAGAGAGCAGGGTGACGGGAATATTTTTTTGCGGGTGGCCGGAAGCAATGCCGGAGCCAAGAGACTCTATGAGCGAAATCACTTCGTTGAAACCGCCTGTTTTGCCGAGCATACCTACCGCCGCTAG
- a CDS encoding Cof-type HAD-IIB family hydrolase yields the protein MYKIVFFDVDGTLLSEVDGCMPSSTKEALGTLAAKGIKVVVATGRPYSLCEEFRGLGVDTIISANGALVQSNGEVIHKSLLKSETVRELSVFAGNNGHGLSYFTDLLTMNGLGFEDDRMKRALQETLSLTEYPETMGSLSEEIYCMCLYADEHEAQKYIEQFPRLRFVRFHGYVMNVLEETEVSKSTAIRKVLEHFGLSPAEAVAFGDGGNDIDMLEYVGLGIAMGNGGEQLKQKADFVTKKASEGGIAYALQKYGVI from the coding sequence ATGTACAAAATAGTGTTTTTTGACGTGGATGGCACGCTCTTAAGTGAAGTTGACGGATGTATGCCGTCCAGCACCAAAGAAGCGCTTGGAACGCTGGCTGCGAAAGGAATAAAGGTCGTGGTCGCTACAGGAAGGCCGTACAGTCTGTGCGAAGAGTTCAGAGGGCTTGGTGTGGATACCATTATTTCCGCGAACGGAGCACTTGTCCAAAGCAATGGGGAAGTGATTCATAAGTCGCTGCTGAAGAGTGAGACGGTCCGCGAGCTCTCGGTATTTGCCGGAAATAATGGACATGGCTTATCTTATTTCACCGATTTGCTCACGATGAACGGCCTCGGGTTCGAAGATGACCGGATGAAGAGGGCGCTCCAGGAGACTTTAAGTCTTACGGAATATCCTGAAACTATGGGTTCGTTGTCCGAAGAAATATATTGCATGTGCCTATATGCGGATGAACATGAAGCCCAAAAATACATAGAGCAGTTCCCGAGGCTCCGGTTTGTCCGGTTCCACGGTTATGTGATGAATGTGTTGGAAGAAACAGAGGTCTCCAAATCAACGGCGATCCGCAAGGTGTTGGAGCACTTCGGGTTATCTCCTGCCGAGGCTGTCGCCTTTGGAGACGGGGGAAACGATATCGATATGCTGGAATATGTAGGCTTAGGAATTGCCATGGGCAATGGAGGAGAGCAGCTCAAGCAGAAAGCAGACTTCGTCACTAAAAAGGCGAGTGAAGGAGGGATTGCTTACGCTCTGCAAAAGTATGGTGTCATTTAA
- a CDS encoding phosphotransferase, producing the protein MSIDNSKLTELIKDTIYCFISPDIQVLGIENIPVGAGSQAVGLSRHKINWKMTAENETGPTGTATTISLEVPGIYLYSKQATFIERSALSRLYSQAANVPYSLSNHPLNEGRSLLVIQDVDVDTDYAKLDIAPIQDREMLALAYIHRANMGCREDLPWLPMVDEAYIAEIINEKWRYSWNFAKDNPAFERTFGLNVISGIEEAADGIVEEMSAVINDASTHTMIHNDLNPGNVLVHNNENVYFIDWEEARYGSLFMDIPMRCGSLQQASAYRTYLGNFGLDIPEPRYAKLFSIASRYLGLRFMCWNLGVWEHNEQAKADLLKYMKMVTQPLFSS; encoded by the coding sequence ATGAGTATAGATAACAGTAAATTGACCGAACTGATAAAAGATACAATATACTGCTTCATTTCCCCGGATATTCAAGTACTGGGTATTGAGAATATTCCTGTAGGCGCGGGATCACAGGCAGTTGGATTGTCGCGGCATAAAATAAATTGGAAAATGACAGCTGAAAATGAAACCGGTCCCACCGGAACAGCAACAACTATCTCTCTTGAGGTACCGGGCATCTACCTGTATTCCAAGCAAGCCACCTTTATTGAGCGGTCGGCACTGTCCAGATTATATTCACAGGCAGCGAATGTGCCGTACAGCTTATCGAACCATCCGCTGAACGAGGGCCGCAGTTTGCTGGTTATTCAGGACGTGGACGTTGATACGGATTACGCCAAGCTGGATATTGCACCCATTCAGGACAGAGAAATGTTGGCGCTGGCCTATATTCATCGGGCCAATATGGGATGCAGGGAAGATTTGCCGTGGCTGCCTATGGTTGATGAGGCCTATATTGCAGAAATAATCAATGAGAAATGGAGATATTCGTGGAATTTCGCTAAGGACAATCCGGCATTTGAGAGGACGTTTGGGCTGAATGTCATCTCCGGAATAGAGGAAGCCGCCGATGGCATCGTTGAGGAGATGTCTGCTGTGATCAATGATGCAAGTACTCATACGATGATCCACAATGATCTTAATCCCGGCAACGTATTGGTGCATAACAATGAGAACGTGTATTTTATTGACTGGGAGGAAGCCCGCTACGGCTCACTGTTTATGGACATTCCGATGCGGTGCGGCAGCCTGCAGCAGGCCAGTGCTTACCGGACCTATCTGGGCAATTTCGGCTTAGACATTCCAGAGCCACGTTATGCAAAGCTGTTCTCCATAGCTTCCCGATACTTGGGGCTCCGTTTTATGTGCTGGAACCTTGGGGTGTGGGAGCATAATGAGCAAGCGAAAGCGGATTTGCTAAAATACATGAAGATGGTGACCCAGCCTTTATTCAGTTCATAA
- a CDS encoding WecB/TagA/CpsF family glycosyltransferase — MNDIVSILGVPFSKLTLEETTLRLAEQVQNKQDRLFHLITANPEITLASQTDELLQEIISSADLIVPDGIGIVLAARRKGEPIPERVTGYDLLLRMLEKGNELGWSFYFLGTDEITSRQAVEKINASYPQVKIAGRHHGFFNAAEEQGILADIQRSKPDVLILAMGAPYSDKWLYKHKQELTGVKLVFGVGGSLDVISGKVKPAPVIWKKLNLEWAHRLLFAPVAKGQKSRWRRQSALPKFVYRTMLRK; from the coding sequence ATGAATGATATCGTTTCGATTCTAGGTGTTCCATTTTCCAAGCTGACGCTTGAGGAAACTACGCTTCGGTTAGCCGAGCAAGTTCAGAATAAACAGGACAGGCTCTTTCATCTAATAACGGCCAATCCGGAGATTACGTTAGCCAGTCAGACCGATGAACTGCTTCAGGAAATCATCAGCTCGGCGGACTTAATCGTGCCTGACGGGATCGGCATCGTACTGGCTGCCAGAAGAAAAGGCGAGCCGATCCCCGAGCGGGTAACAGGCTATGACCTGCTGCTCAGGATGCTGGAGAAGGGCAATGAGCTGGGCTGGAGCTTTTATTTCCTGGGAACCGATGAAATCACCAGCAGACAGGCCGTAGAGAAGATTAACGCCTCCTATCCGCAGGTGAAGATTGCCGGCAGGCATCATGGATTTTTTAATGCAGCAGAGGAGCAGGGGATACTTGCAGACATTCAGCGCAGCAAGCCGGATGTTCTCATTCTTGCCATGGGCGCACCGTATTCGGATAAATGGCTGTATAAGCATAAGCAGGAGCTGACTGGCGTTAAGCTTGTTTTTGGAGTTGGCGGCAGCCTGGACGTAATCTCGGGAAAAGTGAAGCCGGCACCGGTGATCTGGAAGAAGCTTAACCTGGAATGGGCGCACCGGTTGTTGTTCGCTCCCGTTGCCAAAGGACAGAAATCCCGCTGGCGCAGGCAGTCCGCGTTGCCCAAATTTGTGTACCGGACAATGCTCAGAAAGTGA